The segment GTCGCCCTCATCCTGGATGAGTCGACACCGGCGGGCGACGTGCTCAGGGAGATCGAGAACGCCGAAGAGGAGCTTCTGGTCGACGTCCGCATCTTCGACGCGTATCAGGGAGACCAGCTTCCTGACGGCAGGAAGAGCCTTGGGCTCTCCCTGACATACATGTCGGAGGAGAGGACGCTGACCGACGAGGAGGTCGAGCGGGCCCACGGGCGTATCGTCCGGCGGCTCGTCGACGGGTTCCAGGCGGAACTCCGGGGCTCCTGAGGCTCCTGCAGGGAGCGGATATGCAATTGCCCGGACTGGAAGAGCTGGAAACCACCGTCGCGAAGGCGGCCGAGGAGATCGGCGGCCTCCGCAGCGAGAACAGACGGCTTGCGGATCTTCTCCGGGCTGTAGGAAAGGAGATGGACGCCCTGGCCGGACAGCTCAGCGGACTCGAAGCCGGCCGGAAGCTGGATGCGAGGAAGCGCAAGCGCATCGAGGATCGTGTGAAGTCGATCATCGAGAAGCTTCGCTGACCGTACGCGATGCGGCCCATCGGGGTGCGGACGGTCCTTCAGGAGCACTCGAACCGTCGTCGTGGGTGACGGCGTGGAGGGGGCTCGCGAGACCGGGATGAAACGATGAACACCGTCAAGGTTGAGATAAACGGTTCGGAGTACCG is part of the Candidatus Effluviviaceae Genus V sp. genome and harbors:
- the zapB gene encoding cell division protein ZapB translates to MQLPGLEELETTVAKAAEEIGGLRSENRRLADLLRAVGKEMDALAGQLSGLEAGRKLDARKRKRIEDRVKSIIEKLR